In the Solibacillus sp. FSL K6-1523 genome, one interval contains:
- the pseB gene encoding UDP-N-acetylglucosamine 4,6-dehydratase (inverting): protein MLNNKTVLVTGGTGSFGKKFIRKALILGVKKVIVFSRDELKQYEMKQEFQDERIRFFIGDVRDKDRLYRAFDGVDIVIHAAAMKHVDACEYNPFEAVKTNINGAQNIIEAAIDRGVEKVIALSTDKACSPVNLYGATKLASDKLFVAANAYVGEKKTRFSVVRYGNVVGSRGSVVPFFKKIKETGTVPVTDERMTRFWITLEHGVQFVLDNLERMQGGEIFVPKIPSMKVTDLAKAIAPECKIEIIGIRPGEKLHEAMIMEDDARHTVEYDSYYAILPELSWWTQENNFEGNSLPDGFAYTSDNNTEWLTIEQLKDLVGEM from the coding sequence ATGTTAAATAATAAAACAGTATTAGTCACAGGTGGGACAGGTTCATTCGGAAAGAAATTTATCCGTAAAGCTCTTATACTAGGTGTAAAAAAAGTAATTGTCTTTAGCCGTGATGAATTAAAGCAATATGAAATGAAACAAGAGTTCCAAGATGAACGCATTCGATTTTTCATTGGAGATGTGCGAGATAAAGATCGCTTATATCGTGCGTTTGATGGAGTAGATATTGTCATTCATGCTGCTGCAATGAAGCATGTAGATGCATGTGAATATAATCCGTTTGAGGCGGTAAAAACAAATATTAATGGCGCACAAAATATTATTGAAGCAGCGATTGATCGTGGTGTAGAAAAGGTTATAGCACTTTCAACAGATAAGGCATGTAGTCCGGTAAATTTATACGGTGCGACAAAATTAGCATCAGACAAATTATTTGTAGCAGCAAATGCTTATGTAGGTGAAAAGAAGACACGTTTTTCTGTAGTGCGTTATGGGAATGTAGTTGGTAGTCGGGGGAGTGTCGTTCCATTCTTTAAGAAAATCAAAGAAACAGGTACAGTGCCAGTAACCGATGAACGTATGACTCGTTTTTGGATTACTTTAGAGCATGGTGTTCAGTTTGTCCTTGATAACCTAGAGCGTATGCAAGGCGGCGAAATTTTCGTACCGAAGATACCAAGTATGAAGGTAACAGATTTGGCTAAAGCAATTGCACCAGAATGTAAAATTGAAATTATCGGAATTCGTCCGGGAGAAAAGCTACATGAAGCAATGATTATGGAAGATGATGCAAGACATACTGTAGAATATGATTCATATTACGCAATCCTTCCAGAGCTTTCATGGTGGACACAAGAAAATAATTTTGAAGGTAATTCACTTCCAGATGGATTTGCTTATACAAGTGATAACAATACCGAATGGTTAACAATCGAACAATTAAAAGATTTAGTAGGAGAAATGTAG
- the pseC gene encoding UDP-4-amino-4,6-dideoxy-N-acetyl-beta-L-altrosamine transaminase, with protein MRKDYLPYGKQWLENDDIEAVINVLKSDYLTTGPTIANFEQKVANYVGAKYAVAFSNGTAALHGACFAAGIGEGDEVITTPITFAASANCVSYEGGTVVFADINEVTYNIDPIEIEKKITPQTKAIIPVHFTGQPVQLDEIHAIAKNHKLIVIEDAAHALGAEYKGKKIGALSDMTMFSFHPVKHVTTGEGGVITTNSESYYKKLVQFRSHGITRDMESMTQNDGPWYYDMQFLGYNYRMTDIQAALGLSQMDKLDNFVERRREIVQMYDEAFKDTEYLVTPKQLFEGNSSWHLYVIQLNLDKINSTRKEIFEALVAQNIGVNVHYIPVHTLSYYKELGYKEGSMPKAEALYETIITLPLFPKMTNEDVKDVVITVISELKKVSK; from the coding sequence ATGCGTAAAGACTATTTACCATACGGAAAACAATGGTTAGAAAACGATGACATAGAAGCGGTTATAAATGTATTAAAAAGCGACTATTTAACAACAGGTCCGACGATTGCCAACTTTGAACAAAAGGTGGCTAATTATGTAGGTGCTAAATATGCAGTTGCCTTTTCAAATGGAACAGCGGCACTTCACGGTGCATGTTTTGCTGCGGGAATTGGCGAGGGTGATGAAGTAATTACAACACCAATTACATTTGCAGCCAGCGCAAACTGTGTAAGTTACGAAGGTGGCACAGTTGTTTTTGCGGATATTAATGAAGTTACATATAATATAGATCCTATAGAAATTGAAAAGAAAATTACACCACAAACAAAGGCAATCATTCCGGTGCATTTTACAGGACAGCCGGTACAGTTAGATGAAATCCATGCTATTGCAAAGAATCATAAATTAATTGTGATTGAAGATGCGGCACATGCGCTTGGTGCTGAATATAAAGGAAAAAAGATTGGTGCATTAAGTGATATGACGATGTTTAGCTTTCATCCTGTAAAACATGTTACAACAGGTGAGGGGGGCGTTATTACAACGAATAGTGAGTCCTATTATAAAAAGCTAGTACAATTCCGTTCGCACGGTATTACGAGAGACATGGAAAGCATGACTCAAAATGATGGACCTTGGTACTATGATATGCAGTTTTTAGGCTATAATTATCGAATGACGGATATTCAGGCAGCGTTGGGATTAAGTCAGATGGACAAGCTCGATAATTTTGTAGAGCGACGTCGCGAAATTGTACAAATGTATGATGAAGCATTTAAAGACACTGAATATTTAGTAACACCCAAGCAACTTTTTGAAGGGAATTCAAGTTGGCATTTATATGTGATTCAATTAAATTTAGACAAGATTAATTCGACCCGTAAAGAAATATTTGAAGCATTAGTGGCACAAAATATTGGTGTTAATGTACATTATATACCAGTTCATACATTGTCATATTATAAAGAATTAGGCTATAAAGAGGGTTCAATGCCAAAAGCTGAAGCATTGTATGAAACAATAATAACTTTACCATTGTTCCCGAAAATGACGAATGAAGATGTAAAGGATGTAGTTATAACAGTAATAAGTGAACTTAAGAAGGTGAGCAAATGA
- a CDS encoding glycosyltransferase family protein has protein sequence MKVVAIIQARMGSTRLPGKILKEINGRPLLSYQLDRLKASKFIDEIVIATTTEIQDDNVVAFCEQQGVSYYRGSEMDVLARYYDTAVKFKADAIVRITSDCPIIDVQVVDKTIEYFLESDHYDYVSNTVERTYPRGLDTEIFTFAILEKAYKEASLERDREHVTAYFYTNQDVFKIGHIKNETDYSKYRWTVDTEEDFKLIKNIIDALYAKNSQFTLQDTVNIMEENLEWFNINAHIEQKKL, from the coding sequence ATGAAAGTTGTAGCAATTATTCAAGCAAGAATGGGGTCAACGCGTTTACCAGGTAAGATATTGAAAGAGATAAATGGACGTCCCTTACTTTCATATCAACTGGATAGACTAAAAGCTAGTAAGTTCATCGATGAAATTGTTATAGCTACAACAACAGAAATACAAGATGATAATGTAGTCGCCTTTTGTGAGCAACAAGGTGTGTCTTATTATAGAGGTTCTGAAATGGATGTATTAGCAAGGTACTATGATACTGCTGTAAAGTTTAAAGCAGATGCGATTGTTAGAATAACTTCAGACTGCCCTATTATTGATGTGCAAGTAGTAGATAAAACGATAGAGTATTTTTTAGAATCGGATCATTACGACTATGTCTCTAATACAGTAGAACGTACATATCCAAGAGGTTTAGATACTGAGATTTTCACATTTGCAATTTTAGAAAAAGCGTATAAAGAGGCATCTTTAGAACGAGATCGAGAGCATGTAACTGCCTATTTTTATACAAATCAAGATGTATTTAAAATTGGTCATATCAAAAATGAAACGGATTACAGTAAATATCGTTGGACTGTTGATACGGAGGAAGACTTTAAACTAATTAAAAATATAATTGATGCTCTGTATGCTAAAAATTCTCAATTTACCTTACAGGATACTGTAAATATAATGGAAGAAAATTTGGAGTGGTTTAATATTAATGCGCATATTGAACAAAAGAAATTATAA
- the pseG gene encoding UDP-2,4-diacetamido-2,4,6-trideoxy-beta-L-altropyranose hydrolase — protein sequence MNIFIRVDASVEIGTGHVMRCLTLANRLKKQGKTVAFICRRAEGDCIELIGQQGFYVYQLPVIEESLWTYVVEHWETDAKETIDILRKYKVERLIIDHYSIDIKWEQVVRPFTKEIMVIDDLANRSHNCDELLDQNFYLDKDLRYNGLVPDSARLLLGPKHALLREEFIEARKMIKHFTGKIERIFVFFGGSDPTNETEKVLKAILPIIHLEKMKVDVVVGNSNPNKVKIEKLCSTSGLLTYYCQINNMAELMAKADLAIGAGGATTWERIYLQLPSIVIAVADNQVKAAEDLAITDAIIFLGVYNAVTKEHIADCLKNVMANKEKFEENIRNLTAM from the coding sequence ATGAATATATTTATTAGAGTAGATGCTTCCGTTGAAATCGGCACAGGTCATGTAATGCGTTGCTTAACTTTAGCTAACCGACTAAAAAAACAAGGGAAGACAGTAGCCTTTATTTGTCGACGTGCAGAAGGTGATTGCATAGAGCTAATAGGGCAACAAGGCTTTTATGTATATCAATTGCCTGTTATCGAAGAATCTTTATGGACGTATGTAGTAGAGCATTGGGAAACAGATGCTAAGGAAACGATTGATATTTTACGCAAATACAAAGTAGAACGACTAATTATTGATCACTATTCAATAGATATTAAATGGGAGCAAGTAGTTCGGCCATTTACTAAAGAAATAATGGTTATTGATGATTTAGCGAACCGTTCGCATAATTGTGATGAGCTACTCGATCAAAATTTTTACTTGGATAAAGATTTAAGGTATAACGGTTTAGTGCCAGATAGTGCACGATTGCTATTAGGACCTAAACACGCTTTATTACGCGAAGAATTTATAGAAGCTCGTAAAATGATTAAGCATTTTACAGGTAAGATTGAAAGGATATTCGTCTTCTTTGGTGGTAGTGATCCAACGAATGAAACAGAAAAAGTATTGAAAGCAATTTTACCAATAATTCATCTAGAAAAAATGAAAGTTGATGTTGTAGTAGGTAACTCTAATCCAAATAAGGTGAAAATCGAAAAATTGTGTTCAACTTCCGGCCTATTAACATATTATTGCCAAATAAATAATATGGCAGAACTTATGGCTAAAGCCGATTTAGCGATAGGTGCTGGTGGAGCAACAACGTGGGAGAGAATTTATTTACAATTACCCTCAATAGTAATTGCAGTAGCAGATAACCAAGTAAAAGCTGCTGAAGATTTGGCAATAACAGATGCAATTATTTTTTTAGGTGTATATAATGCCGTTACAAAGGAGCATATAGCTGATTGTTTAAAAAATGTCATGGCTAATAAAGAGAAATTTGAAGAAAATATAAGAAATTTAACTGCGATGTAA
- the pseH gene encoding UDP-4-amino-4,6-dideoxy-N-acetyl-beta-L-altrosamine N-acetyltransferase — protein MANLFQEKLRNITLDDVKRIFDWRNQLFIRSKMFNSEEIIWEEHLEWYNSLPNKSDRIAKVFSCNRVDYGVLNVSIINKESGVCEWGFYIGDEHAPKGTGLLLGYTSLNYIFVDLELRKICAQVIESNEISQRFHEKLGFNLDGILRKHIKRDKHYEDVYVYSLFKDEWQRKSKVIKVELEERFK, from the coding sequence ATGGCTAATTTATTTCAAGAAAAATTAAGAAATATAACTTTAGATGATGTAAAAAGAATCTTTGATTGGAGAAATCAATTATTTATTCGTTCAAAAATGTTTAATAGTGAAGAAATTATCTGGGAAGAACATTTAGAATGGTATAATTCATTGCCAAACAAAAGTGATAGAATAGCGAAAGTTTTCTCTTGTAATCGTGTAGATTATGGTGTTTTAAATGTTAGTATAATTAACAAAGAATCTGGAGTTTGTGAATGGGGTTTTTATATTGGGGATGAACATGCACCAAAAGGAACAGGTTTACTGTTAGGTTATACATCTCTTAACTACATTTTCGTTGATTTGGAATTAAGAAAAATATGTGCTCAAGTAATTGAATCTAATGAAATAAGCCAAAGATTTCATGAAAAACTAGGATTCAATTTGGATGGTATTTTAAGGAAGCACATTAAACGAGATAAGCATTATGAAGATGTATATGTTTATAGTTTGTTTAAAGATGAGTGGCAGAGAAAATCTAAAGTAATAAAAGTAGAGCTAGAGGAGAGATTTAAATGA
- the pseI gene encoding pseudaminic acid synthase, which produces MKSISVEQYKIGSQEKPFIIVEMSGNHNQSLERALEIVEAAAKTGAHALKIQTYTADTITLNVDTPDFIIKDEENLWKGRKLHDLYDEAHTPWEWHKPIFDRAKELGMIAFSTPFDETAVDFLEELDVPLYKIASFENTDLPLIKKVASTGKPMIVSTGMATLAELDELVRTAKEAGCKDLVLLKCTSTYPATPENTNISTIPHMKQLFEDVQIGLSDHTMGIGVAVASVALGATVIEKHFTLNRADGGVDSAFSMEPAEMKALVEETERAWLALGKVTYGPTEKEKASLKFRRSIYVSKDIKAGEKFTKENIKIIRPGYGLEPKFFNHILNKKSQRDFSVGMPLKFEDL; this is translated from the coding sequence ATGAAATCAATTAGTGTAGAGCAATATAAAATTGGTTCTCAAGAAAAGCCGTTCATCATTGTAGAGATGTCAGGAAATCATAACCAATCATTAGAACGTGCATTAGAAATAGTAGAAGCTGCCGCGAAAACAGGAGCACATGCTTTGAAAATTCAAACATATACGGCAGATACAATAACATTAAATGTAGATACACCCGACTTTATAATAAAAGATGAAGAAAACCTATGGAAAGGTAGAAAACTTCATGATTTATATGATGAGGCACATACACCTTGGGAATGGCATAAGCCAATTTTTGACCGTGCAAAAGAATTAGGGATGATTGCATTCAGTACCCCATTTGATGAAACCGCTGTTGATTTTTTAGAGGAATTAGATGTACCGCTATATAAAATTGCTTCTTTTGAAAATACGGATTTACCACTTATAAAAAAAGTAGCATCCACAGGTAAACCGATGATTGTATCAACCGGAATGGCGACATTAGCTGAATTAGATGAATTAGTACGAACTGCAAAAGAGGCTGGATGTAAAGATCTCGTGCTATTAAAATGTACAAGTACATATCCTGCTACGCCAGAGAATACAAATATTTCAACAATCCCACATATGAAGCAGTTATTTGAAGATGTACAAATTGGGTTATCAGATCATACTATGGGAATTGGTGTGGCCGTAGCGAGTGTTGCATTAGGAGCAACAGTCATTGAAAAGCATTTCACACTAAATCGTGCTGATGGTGGTGTGGATTCTGCCTTTTCGATGGAGCCAGCAGAAATGAAGGCACTTGTAGAAGAAACAGAACGCGCTTGGTTAGCATTGGGGAAAGTGACTTATGGTCCGACTGAGAAAGAAAAAGCATCTTTGAAGTTTCGCCGTTCAATTTACGTGTCGAAAGATATTAAAGCAGGTGAAAAATTTACAAAAGAGAATATTAAAATTATTCGACCAGGGTATGGATTGGAGCCGAAATTTTTCAACCATATCCTCAATAAAAAGTCTCAAAGAGATTTTTCAGTAGGTATGCCTTTAAAGTTTGAAGATTTATAA